Sequence from the Carassius gibelio isolate Cgi1373 ecotype wild population from Czech Republic chromosome A7, carGib1.2-hapl.c, whole genome shotgun sequence genome:
AAACGTAAttttgttactttaaataaaatacacaaaactatttatttagcttttgccaaagttaacatttcttattttcagttagtttaacttgatgtactgaattaactacaattaaaaccaaaataaacatgaattaaaactATCCTGACACAATAAAGACAAgacaataactaataaaaatgacaataaacacCAAAATGACTTAAAGTCTTGGAAATTACTATACTGAAAATGGAAACTATACAAATAAAacctatttcaaaataaaataaaataaattatgaacattGGTGCTTTGAAAGAAGACCACACTTTGTTTATGGTTAAAGACTGAACCAATAAGATTTTTCTGTTGGGCCAATAGTTCAGATTTATACTTAGCTTGTCCTTTATAATTAAGATTTCTTATTTGTAAGTGTATTTCCTTTttattaatcatataataatcccttaaaatctattttaaaaagctattattaattttttctcagataaacatttataaatgtatatttttctcataaaaagttacatttacttTGCAAAGAAAATGAACAATACCTGGAAATCATACCATTATCTTATCAAAACAGGAAACCCTAAGACAGTAAAAAAATTCTTAACATGTTCAGTTTGTAATTTTCAATCTGTTTTTACTGATACTACCAAAAAAATCACAATAGTCATTCTTGTCATTTGTCAATTTTGACAAAACCTCAACTATGTTAGCCTGGTAGATCATTTTACCTACCTGACGGACAGAATCCACAACTTAATTTAACAGAAAAccaaatgtttgtgcatgtctaAAGCCATTATGCTTGGTAATATGTGCGTGAGTGAAAAACACCATGCAATCATTTGATACATACTTGATGTGTGCGTCAGAGGTGCTTGACACAGGTGGGCAGCGCTGTGAGGAATATGAAGTGGTAGCTCTGGGATCAGGTCAGAACTGCTGCAGTAGTTGGCTTTCATACACAGGATCTGTCGTCCATGACTGCCACGCCATTGTCATCGCCCGCAGAGCCCTCAAAAGGTGCAAAAAGATTTCATATAGAAGGCATTTCCATTCTTAAacgtacagagagagagagatgaagagattTGATTTGCTTTATATGAATGCTGTTTTgtgtgtctaatatatatatatatatttagtctgTCTGGTGTCACAGGTACATGTACAAGCAGCTCCTGCTGTTCTACAGTGCTGATCAAGAGCTGAAGAAGCGCTCAATATTGGAAAGTATATCATTTGAACGACTGCTTCAGCTCAGGCCACACATTTACCTTCACTTGTACACTAACAAagccccctaaggagcagcacagtgcacagttttgtaattttaattacttttcttaAACTCTTATGTTGTCTGCTTACTGCTTTGTATTTTAGAAAACTCTCTATTGTGTATATTAAGGGTATTTAGACAATGAATAGTTGAAAAAAAGATGTATGCAAATGTCTTCCCACTTCCAGATAGTCTCAAAGCAGTGCCTACTCCACTCTGAAGCTGCAGTGCCACGCTTAAGGCTCTCTCATCCCTGCTGCCTTCCTGCTTCCAAGTGTGTGGGGTGCTCGCATCtgttgcatgtctgacagtgccAAACTCACCCATTGGACTGTCACAGGAGTGCAAGGGGCACTACTGAGTAATTTCATCAATCCAGTCTACATTACCAGCATTGCACTTGGTAAGCTGTTCGCATTGGCAGGTAACAGAACGCTCCAAATGTCTCCAAATATCGTAATTGGATCTCGATCGAAACTGTTTTGAAGTCATCCAAGCTGCCAGAAAAATGagaatatttattaacattttctgtACTTTGCCTAGGTGATTCCAGGTACAGCTCAGAGAAAGTGTCTGATATAGTTAACAAGCGTCTGGGCACAGGCTGGAATGAAGCACTGCCTCCTTCATTCAAACAAACCGCCATCGTCTTTCTGAGTGGAGAGCATGTGGGGCCTGATGAGAAACAGACCACTGCAGAGACCTCAGTGTCAGCTGGTGTTTGGGAGACTCCAGTATTGAGATTCTGGACAGCACCACTGGTTATGCAATCAAGAAGTCAGTCGTACTAAATAAACAAGTTAATGACCATCTTCTCTTATGCAAAGGTTTAGTGCTTGTACAGTATCATACAAGGAGCTCAAGAtcactgtgtttgtttgttcaacCACTCGTTTTGCAAAAATACTGTACTGTCTCCTATAGTTGGATATAtcaaataactgtaaaatatatgaatacaacAAATGTTGCAATAAATTCATCACTTTTTTGTTTTGATCttcctttttttcctctcttaGTTCTCCATTTGTAAGCGGTCCTGGATCGTCCAGCAGGCTTTGTAAAAGAGCGTTGTACTTCTGCTTCAGAAAAGTCTCCGCGCTTGCAGGCCACCATGACTTTTTGTCATTCCCCACATACCGCAGTGCTAAAGTATGTGTATTGATTTTAGTTTTGATGATATCCACGCACATGTAAGACATTTTATCCTAAATATTTGGTTAAAACTGaggttaaatgtatataaatgtgccATTTTGTGCCCTGTGGTCTGTTGTTGTAAACGGCTCATTTGTTTGGTTCTGTCTAGATGGCTGCCCAGCTGTATCAGGAGACCAAGACTCAAGTCAGTATGCAGTTCTTGGCCAACAATGCTGGATCGTGGAACTCCAAACACTTGGTAGATTGCTTCAGTCGTTAAATGACAGGTTGAACAACCCTTGAAATTCACTTAGTTTGCCAGTCATTTCAGGATTTTGATGTTCAATAGATACCCGTCTTTCCTGTTGAATGTTCATTGATGATTGTAGACATGTTCATATTGTCAAGTTCTTTATCAGATGTTCACTTCTACTGAAAACATTTCTGTTCTTAAAAAGGCAAGAGTACTACCAGCTATTTTGACCTGATAGTTAATGTTTGTGTGGTTGCTTTGCTTTTGCAGTTATTGTGATTCTGTGATTtggtgttttattgtttatttgataaGAAAGATAGCCACGAAGAGACTTTAAGTTGGCTTGTCATACCTACACATAAATATTAGAGTTCTTTTACAAGCCTATTTATCATTTGTGATAcagaataataaaacattgtgAAGTTGTTGATATGTGGTTCTTTATTTAAAGGTATTAAATAATTAGAGGAACAGTAAATAACTTGATTATCTTTTCATCAAGGCACCTGTTAGTGGGTGGGATATATTAGGCAGCAAGTGAACATTTTGTCCTCAAAGTTGATGCGTTACAAGCAGGAAAATTGGGCAAGCAAGAAGTTAATGCTGGTGCGGATGGAAAGGTGTCATACTGTAGTAAACCtctaattatttgtttataattcaGCTTCTGCCCCCTACTGGCCAGTGAATAACTTGGTCATAAAACACAGACAGAAGACCACAACTCGATCTTGGAGGGCCGGTGTTctccagagtttagctccaacttgcctcaacacacctgccggGAAATTTCTAGCAtgcctagtaagagcttgatcggctggttcaggtgtgtttaattagggtttgagctaaactctgcaggacactggccttCCAGGACTGCGTTTAGGCACCCCGATGTAATCTGTACACAGGAGAGAGACCGCGTACTTGCGATTGTAAATCCACTCAGTTCTCGTTGTGTATGGCCATAAAATGAGGCATTGTTCAGAGGCAATTAAACCTCTATAACACCTAATAagacctaataaaaaaaaaattaagcaccacaagacaaaacatttatttttatgatgcaaACAATCTAAATGGGTTTTTGATCAGGCAAGTGcattgtgaaagaaaaaaaaaaagattatcttTGTACAAAGACTGTATTTTCACTTGGAAACCCTTTCAGAAGTTTGAGGAGAAATCTGATAGCAAAAATAGCTGACCCCTCTCAATTCTCCCACCTCTTGAACTCCTACATCAGCTGGCAGTTCTGCTCCTCTAACTTCTCTCTCAAGCCATACAAGCCTGGCATCAGGATCCTCATCTGAGAACTGTAGGAGAGTCCCTGAGGGCTTCAGCACCTGTAAACATTGCTTCACTATCTGTCCAGCCTTAACTTGACCTTCTTTAGACCTAACTAAAGCATCTGTGGTACCCTTGTCTAATATCAAATCCAGGCTTCTGGCCACAAAGTATCCTCTCAACTGTGTGCAGTCCATCTCCAGGAAGGCAAGATCCGATGATGGATTGCATGGCTGTACCAATGTAGAATTACTGTGCTTCTCCATAAGTTTCACTGCAACTGCAGAGATATCAGCACAGATGACCTTCACAGCACATGGAGAGGTTCTGTAGATACAAGGTCCTAATGCGGACGTGCCACAACCCATGTCCAGGATGTTCAGTGGACCACTGTTTGAATGAGACATGGTCTGAAGTATAGGAAGAATGAAGTCTTTGACTGAGTGGAATCCAAAGAACCACTCAAAATTTTTGAATTGGCCTTTGCTTCCATTTTCTGTATAGAATCTGTCCCATGTTGCTTTTTTGTCCATATTTTCAATTAGTTCATCTGTGAACGGAAGTTGTAAATAGTTAGAATATAGAACAAAAATGCATATTATCCCCTTTAAAGTGCAATAAGTAATTTAAAGATAAAGGAATTAATGAATAAAACGACCATATTAGCAAATTAGAAACCTAGGAGGAGTATGCtgctcaattttttattttatttttctcgaCTAATGTCAGACAATTGTATAGAAACCCTTTTGGTAATGGTAATTCATTTAGCAATTTTTCTCGGTGCAATATAAATCGCCCAGAGCAGTGTTAACGCATGAGGttaatacatgttaaatacaaGTATGTAACAGGTTAAGATGTAACCATTTTAAAATTGCTATTAGCTTCTATGGAAATGTCACATAATCAGTAATATACACTAACTTGTCAAACTAGTATGATGCCATCTGTGTGCCCTGGTCAGCTTTGGAATGGTCCTCAGCGACACTGCAAGTCTGGAGAATAACATTTGTACTCCGTTTAAAACAAAACCCTGGTACCATGTGTGATCCTGTGACTGAATGGCACGACCCGGAAGTGTACATGAGAGAGGGGGCGGTGGAAAAAGAACTCGATCAAGATGGCGGATGAGAAGCAGGAATCATCACAGGGAGAGATGGAGGGTAAGTGCAAAAATAACATTCATCACGCCGTTTAAAAGATCAGCGGACACGCTTCAGCAAAACACCTCGCAGGGTCCTGCATGAGGGAGCGTGCATTAGAAAATTAGGCTTTAACTGCTGGACGAGCAAGAGGAGGAAATGCAGAGCATTCGCTGTACAAAGAGTAAACCCTGGGCtcatttaaccaaaaataaatcCCAATCTTCCAGCTGTAAACTGTAATATACACTAATATTCACTCGGCGTTTATTGGAGGTAACTTAAGTGGTGAATCTGTTTGTGTTGTAGTTGTGTGGTTACAGTTATGCACGGTTATTATAGTGAGTCAGATGGTTAAAAGACTCCTCACACACGACTTTGTTTACATTACGTCCGAATGTGACGCAAGTCCGCACATTACCAATAACATCAGGTCCAGGTTTTTGTGTGGCAGGTGTCTAaaacttttttcttctctcttcttttttttttactctctctctgcatacacactttatttatttatttctttgttttgcagGAGTGAACTGCCTTGCATATGATGAAGCCATTATGGCACAGCAGGACCGTATTCAGCAAGAGGTGAGTGTTCAGAGTAATGCCAGTTTTAAAAATAGGCTTTTAATTTAGATCTACACTAACTGTTACTGAACAAATCActgataattttgtttttgtcaaaTTGTTAGCTGTTTCTTTAACAAAGAAATGAGGAAAGTTCATCCAAACATACCGGTCTGAGATCATTTACCCTCTTCTCAaagctatttttcttttttctgtgtaaGAGAAATGTTAGGTAGAATGTTTATGCTGTTCTTTAATTTCATACAACATGAGGATGACTAAATGAATTAACCCTCTAAttgctcattttattttaatagatagCCACCAGTAACCCTTTAGTGTCGGACAGACAAGATCTGAATGTGCTTCAGGGTGAATATGCTGCAGAGGACACCATCTACCAGCTCAAGATAAAGGTCACCACATTTTCACGAGCTTACTTTACATGTAGCAAGTGCCTGAAACCTGCTGTAAAACTGTTATCTTGTTTATAGGACCTTCACAAAAAGTATACACACATTCGTAAGACACGGCCAGATGGAAATTGTTTCTACAGAGCTTTTGGCTTTGCACATTTGGAGTCACTACTGGATGACGGCAAAGAGCTGCAAAGGTAGCGTACTGCTTGATTTGGGTGCTTAAAGCAGATACCGTTTATTTTATTTGGACAATTTGCAGCAATTCTGGAGATATCAGCAACCTTATTTACGCAAAGTaccattttgtaaatgttttttctttctgtcaTTGTAGTGAATTGTCTAAGTACCAGACCTGTCTCAATTTTGGCACTATAGGTTTAAAGCTGTGGCAGCTAAGAGCAAGCTGGACCTTGTAAACCAGGGCTTTACCGAATTCACTATCGAGGACTTTCACAACACTGTGAGTTGGAAAATGTATCAGTTATAAACTATGCTCAAATGACATGCCATCTCAAATTCAAAGCTCAGTGCTTTTAATGGTAAGTTCACAGATTTTCAGCCAGCTTTATTTTGTTACAATGTGGGTAGTATACAGCACTGGGTCCGAATACATCGCTGAGAGTTCAAGTCGAGTCCAAGTCTTTAACTAATGAGTTTGACTGGGGGACGTTTAGCATGTCGTCATTTcaattttgttgttatttatttttttgttaacacacagtGTATTCGACTGTATTTAAAAAGTCCCTGTCAAGTTTGAGTACAAGTCCACCCGAGTGTTTAGTTTTCACCAAAAGCCCACTTAAAGATGTATGTGCGTCATCTGGCAACTTCTTACAACAATAACTAGAGATTGTACTTTGAGcccagtgcattatgggtgttCCAGTTTTCGTAACTGccatttgtctgttttctctacTTGTGTAgcacagtttacattttttacagtttacattagtaaaaaaagaaaaagtttctaCTGCACAGCCAACTTTTGTCTTTTACCTTGTCAGCAGTGAATCACCCCTTTAAGTCCTGTAACTGTTCATGCTTTATGTTTTTGCTTCATGTTTATGCTCACTGTGGTTTCTCTCCTTTGTCAGTTCATGGACCTGATTGAGCTGTGTGAAAAGCAGCAATCGCTTGGTGAACTGCTGACCTCCTTCAATGACCAGAGTGTGTCTGACTACATAGTGGTTTACCTGAGGCTTCTCACCTCGGGATACCTGCAGCGGGAGCATGTGTTCTTTCAGCACTTCATAGAGGGCGGCCGTTCTGTCAAAGAGTTTTGCCAGCAGGTGAGTGACACCTAAGAGTATTATTTGTGAACTAGTTTAAGACAGTGGTCAGAATTTAACTTCTAAtaatccatgttttattttttaggagGTGGAACCCATGTCGAAAGAGAGCGACCACATACATATCATTGCCTTAGCCCAGGCACTGAATGTGCCCATATTAGTGGAATACATGGACAGAGGAGAGGGTGGAACGGTCAACCATCATATTTTCCCTGAAGGAAGTGAGCCACGCATCTTCCTACTCTACCGCCCAGGCCACTATGACATCCTATACAAGTGATACTCTGTTGTTCCATTTTGAAGAAACAATCTCATTTCTACAGCCAAGTTGAGTCATACACGTGTATGCAAGGCTATGCCATGATTAATCACAATAAAGTTTTCACTCCAGTCCTCCCCACGTTacaaaatgaatgatttttttttcagtacagaCAGAACTTCAAACAGACAATGCATCAGACAGCAGCATTATTAGGGTTGTACAGTaggttttttttgtggttgtaaaTGTTATCATCTTGCTTTTAGTGTTTTTCCTTCCTTATACTGCCTTTCATGAGTTTTATTAAAGGGATTTACTCCACACTTCAGCTTAAGTCAATTTGTGGTTTCAGAAATTATTGTGAATGTGATGACATCAAGAGCACAGTTTTACAATTCAAAAGTGGATCTAAGCCAGTTAACAAGAAAAGAACAGACCGGCTTTATTGAGTTGGATTTAATCTTAGACAGCTTAATCATTTAAGTGCTCATTTTAGATTAATTTACCAAACAAATCacctttttattgatttaaagcaGATATGGGTTAAAAATGGGTTCCAAATCATTTATAATCATGTACGACTCAAACCACAACACTACAAAGATGTGTCTGATATCCACCTGGACTCTGGAGGCATCCTTCTCGGTCGTGGCCGTTTTCTGTGGGATCCATCCAGCCGGACCGAGGATGGCAATCCAGATAAAGGTcatcataaatacattttcctaTAAGTGTAGGGGCAAGAATATATGAATGGAGTATGCAATATTGCGAAAGCAATCATTTTAGACGGATTCAAGGCATGTCTGAGTCGGGAACAAGAGTCGGATCTTTTAAGTGAATCGGTTGAGCAAGTTCGCAAAACCTGATTCGTGATGAACATTTTTAGCCGTTACAAGCTTATCATATTTgggtttttctaaattaacttaagaTTAGAATGATTATTATTCTTAGTTCACAGGTCACAGTCGGTATGCTgacaatgtatttttaaaagtacaTATGCACTTTTATCTTTTTGACGTAAAttagctaaatgttttaatagttttggaACAAAACGGTCTCAATTTAACattcaaaaaaacaaagcaaaaacagaaagaACTTGTTAAACAATGGCATAACCCTCATAAGATATCGTTTTTAATGGTACGCTATACAATGAATCTTTTCAATCAAACAGAAATTTAACAATAAACCAAGTATTTTCTTTCATCTTCAGCATTATGCTTTTTACGACGTATGGTACAACAAAATGAACAATAGTAGTTTATAGTCat
This genomic interval carries:
- the LOC128017113 gene encoding citrate synthase-lysine N-methyltransferase CSKMT, mitochondrial, translating into MLFSRLAVSLRTIPKLTRAHRWHHTSLTNELIENMDKKATWDRFYTENGSKGQFKNFEWFFGFHSVKDFILPILQTMSHSNSGPLNILDMGCGTSALGPCIYRTSPCAVKVICADISAVAVKLMEKHSNSTLVQPCNPSSDLAFLEMDCTQLRGYFVARSLDLILDKGTTDALVRSKEGQVKAGQIVKQCLQVLKPSGTLLQFSDEDPDARLVWLEREVRGAELPADVGVQEVGELRGVSYFCYQISPQTSERVSK
- the LOC128017112 gene encoding ubiquitin thioesterase OTUB1 isoform X1 codes for the protein MADEKQESSQGEMEGVNCLAYDEAIMAQQDRIQQEIATSNPLVSDRQDLNVLQGEYAAEDTIYQLKIKDLHKKYTHIRKTRPDGNCFYRAFGFAHLESLLDDGKELQRFKAVAAKSKLDLVNQGFTEFTIEDFHNTFMDLIELCEKQQSLGELLTSFNDQSVSDYIVVYLRLLTSGYLQREHVFFQHFIEGGRSVKEFCQQEVEPMSKESDHIHIIALAQALNVPILVEYMDRGEGGTVNHHIFPEGSEPRIFLLYRPGHYDILYK
- the LOC128017112 gene encoding ubiquitin thioesterase OTUB1 isoform X2 encodes the protein MMKPLWHSRTVFSKSCFFNKEMRKVHPNIPIATSNPLVSDRQDLNVLQGEYAAEDTIYQLKIKDLHKKYTHIRKTRPDGNCFYRAFGFAHLESLLDDGKELQRFKAVAAKSKLDLVNQGFTEFTIEDFHNTFMDLIELCEKQQSLGELLTSFNDQSVSDYIVVYLRLLTSGYLQREHVFFQHFIEGGRSVKEFCQQEVEPMSKESDHIHIIALAQALNVPILVEYMDRGEGGTVNHHIFPEGSEPRIFLLYRPGHYDILYK